AGTGCTGTAAAAGCCAATACCAGGGCTCTATTTTCAACATAACAACGTAAGCAAAGTCCGCAGAGACTCACTCGGGTAATTCTCTTCTCAACGTTCCTGAGGGGGAATTAACCTTATTTACCAATCCGATAATAATGAAATAAACCGACAGACAGGGTAATTCAACGGGGAAACTATGCGGCAGGATAATCCATTAAAGGATATTGGCATCGTTGTGATGCTGATTCTCCTTTCAGTTCTCGGCGCTATTATTGGCGTGCAGTTATTAACGACATTGGGTGTAACACCTAATACCTCAATTATTGGCGCGCTGCTGGCAATGCTATTAGCACGTATGCCAATGAAAGCTTTCCAGCGTTACCGTTCCGTGCATACGCAAAACCTGGCGCAAACCGCTATCTCATCCGCCACCTTTGGCGCGGCGAATAGTCTGCTAATGCCGATTGCGGTGCCATGGGTGATGGGCCAGCCGCAGCTGGTGCTGCCGATGTTTGTCGGGGTCTCGGCGGCGATGCTGCTGGATGCGTATTTACTCTATCGTCTGTTTGATACCCGTGTGTTCCCGGCCAGTAATGCGTGGCCACCAGGCGTTGCCGCGGCAGAAGCGATCAAAGCCGGTGACAGGGGCGGTAAGCAGGCGTGGCTGCTGGTGGTGGGCATTGTTGGCGGTGTTGCCGGTTCGATGCTGAAAATTCCAATGGCGGCCTTTGGTACGGCGTTTATCGGCAATATCTGGGCGCTGAGTATGTTCGGTATTGGTCTGCTGTTGCGCGCTTATTCTGAACCGATTGCTGGCATCGATATCAACGCTAACTATATTCCGCACGGTGTGATGGTCGGCGCAGGTCTGGTGGCGCTGATTCAGGTGGTGCAGGTGATCCGCAGTAAGAAAACGGATAACAGCGGCTACTCCAGTCCGGATACCGAAGTGCGCAAAGCGCTGGGACTGGGATCGGTGGGTTATGTGCTGATCGCTGCGCTGCTGGCGCTGGCCGCCGGTTTGTGGAGTGAGATGTCACTGCCGATGCTGCTGCTGTTTATCGTCTATGCCGCTTTTGCCGCCTTTGTGCATGAGCTGATTGTCGGCATTGCCGCGATGCACTCTGGCTGGTTCCCGGCGTTTGCCGTGGCATTGATTACGCTGATTATCGGCATTCTGATTGGCTTCCCGCCGCTGGCGCTCTGTGTGTTAACCGGTTTTACCGCCGCTACCGGCCCGGCCTTCGCCGATATGGGTTACGACCTGAAAGCCGGTTTTGTGCTGCGCGGTCATGGTAAGAATCTGCAGGAAGAGCTGTGGGGACGTCGTGTTCAGCTGATTGCCGCGTTGATTGCCTTTGTGGTGGCGATTCCGGTGGTGTGGTACGCGCACTTTAGCTATTTCGCGCAGGATTTACTGCCGCCAGTAGCACGCGTCTATGCCAAAACCATTCAGGCCGGTGCTGAGCCGGGGATTGCCATGAGTCTGCTGATTTGGGCGATACCGGGGGCGATCATTCAGTTAATTGGCGGACCAAAACGCCAGCTGGGCGTCCTGCTGGCAACCGGCCTGCTGATTAATAACGCCGCCGCTGGTTGGGCAATTATCGCCGGTATTGTACTGCGCCTGATTATCAGCCGTGTCTGGGGCGAGCGTGGCCGTACGCCAATGGAAGTGATGGCCGCAGGATTTATTGCCGGTGACGCGCTGTATAGCTTCTTCCACTCGATCTTTGCCAGTGGCGCTAAAAAATAAAACGAGGATTCAACAATG
This is a stretch of genomic DNA from Winslowiella toletana. It encodes these proteins:
- a CDS encoding OPT/YSL family transporter, with amino-acid sequence MRQDNPLKDIGIVVMLILLSVLGAIIGVQLLTTLGVTPNTSIIGALLAMLLARMPMKAFQRYRSVHTQNLAQTAISSATFGAANSLLMPIAVPWVMGQPQLVLPMFVGVSAAMLLDAYLLYRLFDTRVFPASNAWPPGVAAAEAIKAGDRGGKQAWLLVVGIVGGVAGSMLKIPMAAFGTAFIGNIWALSMFGIGLLLRAYSEPIAGIDINANYIPHGVMVGAGLVALIQVVQVIRSKKTDNSGYSSPDTEVRKALGLGSVGYVLIAALLALAAGLWSEMSLPMLLLFIVYAAFAAFVHELIVGIAAMHSGWFPAFAVALITLIIGILIGFPPLALCVLTGFTAATGPAFADMGYDLKAGFVLRGHGKNLQEELWGRRVQLIAALIAFVVAIPVVWYAHFSYFAQDLLPPVARVYAKTIQAGAEPGIAMSLLIWAIPGAIIQLIGGPKRQLGVLLATGLLINNAAAGWAIIAGIVLRLIISRVWGERGRTPMEVMAAGFIAGDALYSFFHSIFASGAKK